Proteins encoded by one window of Cyclobacteriaceae bacterium:
- a CDS encoding LEA type 2 family protein, with protein sequence MSILTMMVSNKKFRPSGISGQWVRGAGYGFVLLVLLALASCKPKEDVQLRQIRDIIVDATSDPMLRANAILFNPNNLRMTVKKIDMEVFVDGKKAAIIDQQMKIKVPANAEFTVPLEVKLNMKEIGLLDAVFAVIGGKRMQIHYKGSIRLQYKGIPINVPVNYKEEVRIRL encoded by the coding sequence ATGTCTATACTTACGATGATGGTTAGTAATAAGAAGTTTCGTCCTTCCGGAATCTCAGGCCAGTGGGTACGGGGTGCAGGTTACGGGTTTGTGTTATTGGTGTTGTTGGCTTTGGCTTCCTGCAAGCCGAAGGAAGATGTCCAGCTTCGGCAGATCCGCGACATCATTGTTGATGCCACTTCCGATCCGATGCTGCGGGCGAATGCCATTCTTTTTAACCCGAACAACCTTCGCATGACCGTGAAAAAAATCGACATGGAGGTTTTTGTTGATGGAAAGAAGGCTGCGATCATCGATCAGCAAATGAAAATAAAAGTGCCGGCCAATGCCGAGTTTACCGTTCCACTTGAGGTAAAGCTGAACATGAAAGAAATTGGTTTACTCGATGCAGTTTTTGCGGTAATCGGTGGTAAACGTATGCAGATTCATTATAAGGGCTCCATCCGGCTTCAATACAAAGGCATTCCCATTAACGTTCCGGTCAATTATAAAGAGGAAGTCCGCATTCGCCTCTGA
- a CDS encoding AMP-binding protein, with the protein MSSSPLNQFLKWEKEIPQQLFLRQPFNGQWKTWTYQQAGDEIRRIANGIQSLGLPQGSKVALLSKNCAHWIMADLAIMMAGHVSVPLYATITASTIHQILEHSESKLIIIGKLDDYSPQRQGIPANVVKLGITAYGVDEDHSWEQWAKQFEPLKDTYTWKPEDLLTLVYTSGTTGKSKGVMHNVYAFDSVVTAGIRELEIQNHPTLFSYLPLSHIAERMGIEMMGIYQGGNFSFPETLESFPKNLADTQPTHFFAVPRIWAKFQEKILEKLPQKKLDTLLSIPLISTLIKNKIKKGLGLTRAKQIFSGAAPISVELLKWYEKLGVRVLQAYGMTEDCIYSHYNRNNDNRLGTVGKPLKGAQVKIADNGEIRIKCPGLTLGYYKEPEMTKELFDEEGYLKTGDQGQISSDGFLTITGRVKDLFKTDKGKYIAPAPIEMRILSNADLDQVCVVGMGVPQPMALVVLSANGKTKTKEQLIHSLSATLEEINPALESHEHVEKMVVMKHDWSVENNLLTPTLKVKRNEVEKIHLPHYPKWYNTEGRVVWE; encoded by the coding sequence ATGAGCTCATCTCCATTAAACCAATTTCTAAAGTGGGAGAAAGAAATCCCGCAACAATTGTTTCTTCGCCAGCCGTTTAACGGCCAATGGAAAACCTGGACGTACCAACAAGCCGGGGATGAGATCAGGCGAATCGCCAACGGCATTCAATCACTGGGCCTCCCGCAAGGGAGCAAAGTGGCCTTGCTTTCAAAAAACTGTGCACACTGGATTATGGCCGACCTGGCGATTATGATGGCGGGTCATGTTTCGGTTCCGCTCTATGCCACCATTACCGCTTCAACCATTCATCAAATTCTGGAACACAGTGAATCCAAACTGATCATAATCGGAAAACTTGATGATTATAGTCCACAGCGACAAGGCATACCCGCAAACGTAGTGAAGCTTGGCATTACTGCTTATGGCGTTGATGAAGATCATAGCTGGGAACAATGGGCAAAACAATTCGAGCCATTGAAAGATACATACACCTGGAAGCCCGAGGATTTGCTTACACTGGTTTACACATCAGGCACTACCGGAAAATCAAAGGGCGTTATGCATAATGTTTATGCGTTTGATAGTGTTGTGACAGCGGGTATCCGCGAACTTGAAATACAAAATCATCCCACGCTGTTTTCATACCTGCCGCTTAGCCACATTGCCGAACGAATGGGCATTGAAATGATGGGTATTTACCAGGGCGGTAACTTTTCGTTTCCGGAAACGCTCGAATCCTTTCCAAAAAATTTAGCGGACACACAGCCTACACACTTCTTTGCTGTTCCACGTATTTGGGCCAAGTTTCAGGAAAAAATTCTGGAGAAGCTGCCACAAAAGAAACTTGATACGTTGTTATCCATACCGTTGATCAGCACCTTAATAAAAAACAAAATCAAAAAAGGATTGGGCTTAACACGGGCTAAACAAATCTTTAGTGGAGCTGCTCCAATTTCCGTAGAACTTTTAAAATGGTATGAAAAACTAGGCGTGCGTGTTTTGCAAGCATACGGCATGACGGAAGATTGTATTTATTCCCACTACAATCGGAATAATGATAATCGACTAGGAACAGTTGGGAAACCCTTGAAAGGCGCGCAAGTAAAAATTGCTGATAACGGAGAGATTCGGATTAAATGCCCCGGACTTACCTTGGGTTATTATAAAGAGCCAGAGATGACCAAAGAACTCTTCGATGAAGAAGGATATTTAAAAACCGGTGACCAGGGACAAATTTCCAGCGATGGATTTTTAACCATTACCGGCCGGGTGAAAGATTTATTCAAAACCGACAAGGGAAAATACATTGCACCTGCCCCGATTGAAATGCGCATTTTATCCAACGCGGATTTGGATCAGGTTTGTGTGGTGGGCATGGGTGTGCCACAACCGATGGCTTTGGTGGTGCTTTCCGCTAATGGAAAAACAAAAACCAAGGAACAACTGATTCACAGTCTGAGTGCAACACTGGAAGAAATAAACCCAGCATTGGAAAGTCATGAGCATGTTGAAAAAATGGTGGTGATGAAACACGACTGGTCGGTAGAGAATAATCTACTCACACCTACTTTAAAAGTAAAACGCAACGAGGTGGAGAAAATACACCTACCGCATTATCCGAAATGGTATAATACTGAAGGAAGAGTAGTTTGGGAGTGA
- a CDS encoding dienelactone hydrolase family protein, producing MKKIQLLILTMFVVLAARAQDGITVCHTPATEKFALLASNKDFNMAHADPLPYTHQSAVGKMITFKTPDGKEANAYFLQAKSKSNNWIFVFQEWWGLNDHIKREAENLYNALGNVNVLALDMYDGKVTDKREEAGQLMGGFKQDRGNAIVQGALSYAGKNAKIGTVGWCFGGGQSIQAALTVGKQAAACVMYYGMPEENVDRLKTLNCDVLNIWPTQDQWINKAVMDKFEINMKAAGKNLTVKSYDADHAFANPSNPKHNKEFTADANKHTVEFFRARLK from the coding sequence ATGAAAAAGATTCAACTACTTATTCTAACGATGTTTGTTGTGTTGGCTGCTCGTGCACAGGATGGTATAACCGTTTGTCACACACCTGCAACTGAAAAATTTGCCTTGCTGGCCTCCAATAAAGATTTCAATATGGCACATGCTGATCCGCTTCCGTACACGCACCAGAGTGCGGTTGGAAAAATGATTACATTCAAAACACCCGATGGAAAAGAAGCAAACGCGTATTTTCTTCAGGCGAAAAGCAAAAGCAACAACTGGATTTTTGTGTTCCAGGAATGGTGGGGCTTAAACGACCACATCAAGCGCGAAGCAGAAAATTTGTACAATGCCTTGGGCAACGTAAACGTGCTGGCGTTAGATATGTATGATGGAAAAGTAACCGATAAACGTGAAGAAGCCGGTCAGCTGATGGGTGGCTTTAAGCAAGATCGCGGTAACGCCATTGTTCAGGGCGCCTTGAGTTATGCCGGAAAGAATGCAAAGATCGGAACCGTGGGCTGGTGCTTTGGCGGTGGCCAGTCGATTCAAGCTGCGCTGACGGTCGGCAAACAAGCCGCTGCGTGTGTGATGTATTACGGTATGCCGGAAGAGAATGTGGATCGATTGAAGACATTGAATTGTGATGTGCTGAACATCTGGCCGACACAGGATCAATGGATCAATAAAGCCGTTATGGATAAGTTCGAAATAAACATGAAAGCGGCCGGAAAGAACTTAACCGTTAAGTCGTATGATGCGGATCACGCCTTTGCCAACCCGAGCAATCCAAAACACAACAAGGAATTCACGGCTGATGCCAATAAGCACACGGTAGAATTCTTTAGGGCGAGATTGAAATAG
- a CDS encoding TIGR03643 family protein: MLQQEDIDRIIEMAWEDRTPFEAIAHQFGLSEQDVIELMRKNLKPTSWKLWRKRVQGRKTKHIAKRDETITRFKSSRQRSISSNKISKRNS, from the coding sequence ATGCTTCAGCAAGAAGACATCGACCGAATTATTGAAATGGCCTGGGAAGATCGCACTCCCTTTGAGGCCATTGCACATCAGTTTGGATTGTCGGAACAGGATGTGATTGAGCTGATGCGCAAAAATTTAAAACCAACCAGTTGGAAACTGTGGCGCAAGCGCGTGCAGGGAAGAAAAACAAAACATATCGCAAAGCGGGATGAAACCATAACGCGCTTTAAGAGTTCCCGGCAACGTTCCATTTCGTCCAACAAAATCAGCAAGCGAAACTCATAA
- a CDS encoding CBS domain-containing protein, whose product MKKREPVSSIMTKHVVAVQLDDTLISANNLIRKHHIRHLPVVHGDQLVGMLSKTDLNRLTFSGLFAGEGDADEAVFDMLNISQVMSHKPRAVKESDTIKHVAEILSTEEFHALPVVADDDESKLVGIVTTTDVIKYMLDSY is encoded by the coding sequence ATGAAAAAGCGCGAACCCGTGAGCAGCATCATGACCAAGCATGTAGTGGCTGTTCAACTTGACGATACCTTAATCAGTGCTAATAACCTGATCCGCAAGCATCACATCCGGCACCTGCCCGTTGTGCATGGTGATCAGCTCGTTGGTATGCTTAGTAAAACCGATTTGAACCGGTTAACCTTTAGCGGATTGTTTGCCGGAGAAGGCGATGCCGATGAAGCCGTGTTTGACATGCTCAACATCAGCCAGGTGATGTCGCACAAACCGCGTGCGGTGAAAGAGAGCGACACCATTAAACACGTTGCAGAGATTTTATCTACTGAAGAATTTCATGCGCTGCCTGTAGTGGCCGATGATGATGAAAGTAAACTGGTGGGCATCGTAACCACAACGGATGTAATTAAATACATGCTCGATAGTTATTGA
- a CDS encoding HAMP domain-containing sensor histidine kinase, with translation MASTPHDTEELLRQIEALQEEKRQLVSIVSHDIKSPLNRLYALVQLMQLVGDNLTQEQKDYLEKMHIVVADGLDMIRNLVDYRNIENNRIELFPEDLNMQSIIQQAVKNFSGIASKKGITLLVDCENIKLHTDRQCLQRTVDTILSNALKFSFEGKKIWIKANQSKPGTATITIRDEALGFKSEELPHLFEKFRKFSARPTGGESSTGLGLFIARSMAKKIGGSISCVNEEGIGATFIIEVPTSVA, from the coding sequence ATGGCTTCTACGCCCCATGATACCGAAGAATTGCTTCGACAGATTGAAGCGCTACAAGAGGAAAAGCGCCAGTTGGTCAGCATTGTATCGCATGATATCAAGTCGCCTTTAAACCGGTTGTATGCCCTCGTGCAATTGATGCAACTGGTAGGCGACAACCTGACGCAGGAACAAAAGGACTACCTTGAAAAAATGCACATCGTGGTGGCCGATGGATTGGACATGATCCGCAACCTGGTGGATTACCGCAACATTGAAAACAACCGGATTGAATTGTTCCCGGAAGACCTGAACATGCAAAGCATCATTCAGCAGGCGGTGAAAAATTTTTCAGGCATAGCCAGCAAAAAAGGAATTACGCTTCTGGTGGACTGTGAAAACATTAAACTGCATACGGATCGACAGTGTTTGCAACGGACCGTAGATACCATTCTCTCAAACGCGTTAAAGTTTTCATTTGAAGGAAAGAAAATCTGGATCAAGGCCAACCAATCCAAACCCGGTACAGCTACGATTACCATCCGTGATGAAGCGCTTGGTTTTAAGTCGGAGGAGTTACCACATTTGTTTGAGAAATTCAGAAAATTCAGCGCACGACCAACTGGTGGCGAAAGCTCTACCGGTCTCGGCTTGTTCATTGCCAGAAGCATGGCAAAAAAAATTGGCGGAAGTATTTCGTGTGTGAATGAAGAAGGTATAGGAGCGACTTTTATTATTGAAGTACCAACATCCGTTGCCTGA
- a CDS encoding 2OG-Fe(II) oxygenase, giving the protein MNPHFEAIADGLAEHGYAVIDQFLSQQEVGAILDLEELRDTANMKRAGIGNSQSLQVQEGVRGDYINWLDRETAPQPVKVYLTRLDELIAFLNQSLYLSLKDYEAHFTKYPPGTFYKRHLDQFKYDDHRRLSVICYLNPDWKEAEGGALRMYLLDKTLDVLPEAGRLVCFRSDIIEHEVLPATRERLSITGWMLDRLAALKHL; this is encoded by the coding sequence ATGAATCCGCACTTTGAGGCCATTGCCGATGGGCTGGCCGAGCACGGGTATGCCGTGATTGATCAATTTTTAAGCCAACAGGAGGTTGGCGCTATTCTGGACCTGGAAGAATTACGCGATACGGCCAATATGAAGCGGGCCGGTATTGGAAATAGTCAGTCGCTTCAGGTTCAGGAGGGCGTTCGTGGTGATTATATTAATTGGCTTGATCGGGAAACGGCACCTCAGCCGGTAAAAGTTTACCTCACCCGACTGGATGAGCTGATTGCCTTTTTAAACCAGTCGCTTTATTTAAGCTTAAAAGATTACGAAGCACATTTTACCAAGTATCCTCCGGGTACATTTTATAAACGCCACCTCGATCAGTTTAAATACGATGACCACCGCAGGCTGTCAGTCATCTGTTACCTCAACCCCGATTGGAAGGAAGCCGAGGGCGGAGCCTTGCGGATGTACCTGTTGGATAAAACCCTGGATGTATTACCCGAAGCCGGGCGCCTGGTTTGCTTTCGATCGGATATTATTGAACACGAAGTGTTGCCGGCCACGCGCGAACGGCTGAGCATTACCGGTTGGATGTTGGACCGGCTTGCGGCACTTAAGCACTTATGA
- a CDS encoding DinB family protein: MKEYFLKLYQYNAWANSRVLGALAQQKVTDDKILTLMSHVMAAQLLWLHRILGLPAPDVELWKKYSLERLQQLSEEGSSRWLQFIEDHDNFNRQLRYHNYVGHSFENNIEHIMIHTVNHATYHRGQVALLMRERGYEPVNTDFITYDRVMTGQLKN; encoded by the coding sequence ATGAAGGAATATTTCTTAAAACTCTACCAATATAATGCGTGGGCAAATTCAAGGGTATTGGGTGCCTTGGCGCAACAGAAGGTGACAGACGATAAAATTCTGACGCTGATGAGCCATGTTATGGCCGCCCAATTGTTGTGGCTTCACCGCATACTTGGCCTGCCGGCACCGGATGTGGAGCTGTGGAAAAAATATTCGCTTGAACGGTTACAACAACTCAGCGAAGAAGGCTCTTCGCGGTGGTTGCAATTCATTGAAGACCATGACAATTTTAACCGGCAACTCCGTTACCACAATTATGTGGGGCATTCGTTTGAAAATAATATCGAGCACATCATGATCCATACAGTAAATCACGCTACATATCATCGCGGACAAGTGGCGCTGCTGATGCGCGAGCGTGGCTACGAACCGGTTAACACCGATTTTATTACGTACGATCGGGTAATGACCGGTCAATTGAAAAATTGA
- a CDS encoding amidase — MNRSSIYRLFTTVAFTFLTMVVCAQTQHPTQEIEPFYDLNFTTAERDSLLQGLRDYQRSIEAIHRYQLENSVPMSLWFDPVPTGFKKETIQKPIDWGLPKEVKVPENLEELAFYPVHKLAVLLKSKKITSTQLTKIYLNRLKKFSDTLQCTVLLLEERALAQARKADEEIAKGKYRGPLHGIPYGVKDLLAVEGTKTTWGAEPYVDQEIKTTATIVKKLDEAGAVLVAKFTLGALAMGDIWFGGVTKNPWNLKQGSSGSSAGSASATVAGLVAFSIGTETLGSIVSPSTRCGASGLRPTFGTVSRHGAMTLSWSMDKIGPICRSAFDAALVYEVIRGADELDKSTRSAVFNYAAKTDLKKLKVGYVKSLFDATYPNKENDQNVLEVIKSLGVELVEVELPSSIPVGAVRLMLTAEAAAAFDELTRSNKDSLLSNQLRWAWPNTFRTARFIPAVEYINASRMRQQLIEEYHQVTKDFDVIISPSFGGTQLLTTNLTGHPCVVVPNGFNNSGSPTSISFLGKLYGEAAPLLLARAYQEATEWEDKQPPLFQVKK; from the coding sequence ATGAACCGGAGTTCAATTTACAGGCTTTTCACCACAGTTGCATTCACTTTTTTAACAATGGTTGTTTGTGCGCAAACACAACACCCAACACAGGAAATAGAGCCCTTTTATGATTTGAATTTTACAACAGCTGAGCGCGACTCCTTGTTGCAAGGCCTTCGCGACTATCAGCGCTCCATTGAAGCCATACATCGCTATCAACTGGAAAACAGTGTGCCCATGTCGTTGTGGTTTGATCCTGTGCCCACGGGATTCAAAAAAGAGACCATTCAAAAACCAATTGATTGGGGATTGCCGAAAGAAGTAAAGGTTCCTGAAAACCTGGAAGAACTGGCGTTCTATCCGGTTCATAAACTTGCTGTGTTGTTGAAGAGTAAGAAGATTACCTCCACACAGTTGACTAAAATTTATCTTAATCGCTTAAAGAAATTCAGTGACACCTTGCAATGCACGGTTTTATTACTGGAAGAACGCGCACTGGCGCAAGCCCGCAAAGCAGATGAAGAAATCGCTAAAGGCAAGTACCGCGGACCGCTGCATGGCATTCCGTATGGTGTAAAAGATTTACTGGCTGTAGAAGGAACAAAAACAACCTGGGGTGCAGAGCCCTATGTGGATCAGGAAATAAAAACCACCGCTACGATTGTTAAAAAATTAGATGAAGCCGGTGCTGTGCTCGTGGCAAAATTCACACTCGGTGCATTGGCTATGGGCGACATCTGGTTTGGTGGCGTAACCAAAAATCCGTGGAACTTAAAGCAAGGTTCAAGCGGATCATCAGCTGGCAGTGCATCGGCAACTGTGGCAGGCTTGGTGGCCTTTTCAATTGGAACAGAAACGTTGGGTTCGATCGTTTCGCCTTCTACACGCTGCGGTGCCAGTGGCTTACGCCCAACATTCGGTACGGTAAGCCGGCATGGTGCTATGACGTTGAGTTGGAGTATGGATAAGATCGGCCCGATTTGCCGGTCGGCATTCGATGCCGCGCTTGTTTATGAGGTGATTCGTGGTGCAGATGAACTGGATAAAAGTACACGATCCGCTGTGTTTAACTATGCTGCAAAAACTGATCTGAAGAAATTAAAAGTTGGTTATGTAAAATCTTTGTTCGATGCCACTTATCCGAATAAAGAAAACGATCAGAACGTTTTGGAGGTAATCAAATCACTAGGCGTTGAGTTGGTTGAAGTGGAGTTGCCTTCCTCCATTCCGGTTGGTGCCGTGCGCCTCATGCTCACTGCTGAAGCGGCCGCTGCGTTCGATGAACTTACCCGCTCGAACAAAGACAGCTTGCTCTCCAATCAACTTCGTTGGGCCTGGCCGAATACGTTTCGTACCGCACGCTTCATTCCGGCAGTGGAGTACATCAATGCATCACGCATGCGGCAGCAACTCATCGAAGAATACCACCAGGTCACAAAAGATTTTGATGTGATCATCAGTCCGAGTTTTGGTGGCACACAATTATTAACCACCAACTTAACCGGGCATCCGTGTGTGGTGGTGCCAAATGGGTTTAACAATTCAGGCTCACCCACCAGCATTTCGTTTTTAGGAAAACTGTATGGTGAGGCTGCTCCGTTGTTGTTGGCGCGAGCCTACCAGGAAGCGACTGAGTGGGAAGATAAACAGCCGCCATTGTTTCAGGTGAAGAAATAA
- a CDS encoding response regulator, translating into MTIHLIEDDDIYAEFIKRALSPAYTVTSFSSAEACLKALNGGPMPDGFIVDYKLPGKSGIEFFDEIKDKLKEEQHMIMMSAIDDGNLVLSFIKKGVRDYVIKDDTVIESLKAILEGKEDDYYLFN; encoded by the coding sequence ATGACCATTCACCTCATTGAAGATGATGATATTTATGCGGAGTTCATCAAGCGCGCATTAAGTCCTGCGTATACCGTTACAAGTTTTAGCTCTGCAGAAGCGTGCCTGAAGGCCTTGAATGGTGGCCCCATGCCGGATGGATTTATCGTTGATTACAAACTTCCCGGAAAAAGCGGAATTGAATTCTTTGATGAGATCAAGGATAAGCTAAAAGAAGAACAACACATGATTATGATGAGCGCCATTGATGATGGCAACCTCGTGCTCAGCTTCATTAAAAAAGGTGTTCGCGATTATGTGATCAAAGACGATACTGTAATCGAATCCCTCAAAGCCATTCTCGAGGGTAAAGAAGACGACTACTATTTGTTTAATTGA